Proteins from one Ficedula albicollis isolate OC2 chromosome 3, FicAlb1.5, whole genome shotgun sequence genomic window:
- the TOMM20 gene encoding mitochondrial import receptor subunit TOM20 homolog, producing MRASLGAGTAGGGLCRRRLMTSAEARRGPFPVAARPKVPAELGAGRAAGAARGRRGRWQLSGRRKQKLAKERAGLSKLPDLKDAEAVQKFFLEEIQLGEELLAQGEYEKGVDHLTNAIAVCGQPQQLLQVLQQTLPPPVFQMLLTKLPTISQRIVNAQCLAEDDVE from the exons ATGCGCGCCAGCCTCGGCGCAGGCACTGCGGGAGGCGGCCTGTGCCGCCGCCGGCTGATGACGTCAGCGGAAGCGAGGAGGGGTCCTTTCCCCGTGGCCGCTCGCCCCAAGGTGCCTGCGGAGCTCGGCGCGGGCCGCGCGGCGGGAGCGGCGCGGGGGCggcg GGGTCGGTGGCAGCTCTCAG gaaggaggaaacaGAAGCTTGCCAAAGAGAGAGCAGGACTTTCCAAG TTGCCTGATCTGAAAGATGCCGAAGCAGTTCAGAAGTTTTTCCTTGAGGAGATTCAGCTTGGAGAGGAATTACTAGCTCAAG GTGAATATGAAAAAGGTGTTGATCACTTGACCAATGCCATTGCTGTGTGTGGGCAGCCGCAACAGCTACTACAAGTTCTACAGCAGACTCTTCCACCACCAGTGTTTCAAATGCTTCTAACTAAGCTCCCTACAATAAGCCAG AGAATTGTAAATGCACAGTGCTTGGCTGAAGATGATGTTGAATGA
- the RBM34 gene encoding RNA-binding protein 34, whose product MDVTGSYIGQAPLIPVHTYDWVVPITLWNIPVGVGIELALKAEFLEAVCLLLSLRPQASAMGWVAAAPTWPGAAPIPGRRRRERGGPGAAPIPGSGAVPVPERLPSRGAGRSRSRSRGLARLFRAAAPPVLVAVPGGNKKRKRAEEGEKVSEDKSLSVVQEPPVKAKKARKKERSEAERKLSERENALEQADEEEDQKLFQNKAKQKKKASQAITKSVVNSATAKQQKRKWVADEGADRRTVFVGNLPVSCTAKVLKSLFMKYGQIQSVRFRSLIPADDTVSKKVAAIKHKMHPNAKFINAYVVFKEEGDAQKALEENGTEIASGFHIRVDTASKTTSHDNKRSVFLGNLSYDIRDDAVREHFHVCGDVVGVRVVRDRRTGLGKGFGYVLFANTDAVHLALKLNNSVLMGRKIRVQRVVDQKKAQKSPDQSRAPKDRDDKKKKREKSCSNDSFIGEKANPLKKNIKPKRLKTTPRSKAGKNKQFFGKNQASKNDK is encoded by the exons ATGGATGTAACTGGGAGCTACATCGGGCAA GCTCCACTGATACCTGTCCATACTTACGACTGGGTAGTTCCCATCACACTGTGGAATATTCCTGTTGGCGTAGGGATTGAACTCGCTCTCAAGGCAGAGTTCCTGGAGGCCGTGTGCCTCTTACTGAGTTTGCGGCCACAAGCCTCTGCAATGGGCTGG GTTGCCGCTGCGCCCACGTGGCCGGGAGCGGCTCCCATCCCGGGGCGGCGGAGGCGGGAGAGGGGCGGTCCCGGAGCAGCTCCTATCCCGGGGAGCGGGGCGGTCCCGGTCCCGGAGCGgctcccatcccggggagcgGGGCGGTCGCGGTCGCGGTCCcg gggcctcgcCCGCCTCTTCCGCGCCGCCGCCCCGCCggtgctggtggctgtgccGGGG ggaaataagaAAAGGAAGCGTGCAGAAGAAGGGGAGAAAGTGTCAGAAGACAAGAGCTTATCCGTCGTACAAGAACCTCCGGTAAAAGCAAAGAAGGCCAGAAAAAAGGAACGctcagaagcagagagaaaactgtCAGAGAG AGAGAATGCTTTGGAGCAGGCGGATGAAGAGGAGGACCAGaaattgtttcaaaacaaagcgaagcaaaagaaaaaggcttctCAAGCCATCACCAAAAGTGTTGTTAATTCAGCTACTGCaaaacagcagaagagaaaatgggTGGCTGATGAAGGAGCAGACAGAAGAACGGTGTTTGTTGGAAACTTGCCTGTCAGCTGTACTGCTAAG GTACTGAAATCTCTTTTTATGAAGTATGGACAAATCCAATCCGTTCGCTTCCGGTCTCTG ATTCCAGCAGATGATACTGTATCCAAAAAGGTAGCAGCAATCAA gCATAAGATGCACCCAAATGCAAAATTCATCAATGCTTATGTGGTCTTTAAGGAAGAAGGTGATGCCCAGAAGGCTCTGGAGGA GAATGGAACAGAAATTGCTAGTGGATTTCACATCAGAGTTGACACTGCATCTAAAACCACTTCG CATGATAATAAACGGTCTGTATTCTTGGGAAATCTTTCATATG ACATCCGCGATGACGCCGTGCGGGAGCACTTCCACGTCTGCGGGGACGTGGTGGGCGTGCGAGTGGTGAGAGACAGGAGGACAGGCTTGGGGAAAGGCTTCGGATACGTCCTCTTTGCG AACACAGATGCTGTACATCTTGCTCTGAAACTCAACAACTCTGTTCTGATGGGAAGAAAGATACGAGTGCAGCGCGTAGTGGACcagaagaaagcacagaaaagtcCAGACCAGTCTCGTGCTCCCAAGGACAGAGATgataagaagaagaaaagggaaaagagctgCTCAAATGACTCTTTTATTGGTGAAAAAGCAAACCCATTAAAGAAGAACATTAAACCAAAAAGACTAAAAACTACTCCTAGGAGTaaagctggaaaaaacaaacagttctTTGGTAAAAATCAAGCCAGTAAAAATGATAAGTAG